The genomic stretch ACCAGCCCCAACTACCCAGCACCTTACCCTGAATTTACATACTGTGTCTGGCACATACAAGCACCAAAAAACTCAAAGATACACTTGGAGTTCGAGGATTTCTTGTGAGTAAATGCCATATTAATACCCTAATAGGTTTTTTCTTAGATGATTAGATGATGACCTCTGCACAGTGTTCTCCCCACTCATGGCCAGGGTCCCTCTGCTTCACACACTGAAGCATTTCTTTGCCTTTGAGggttttccatgttttatttGGTCTTAATGATGTctattcatgtatttttttattcttcattctTCTATTTCAGTTGACTGCAATTCATCAGATGCTTTACCTGCTCTGGATTCTCTTTCCACTGTGAGCAGTTTACTGTATGCTCAGATGtcctgtaattatttttcctctacCTGCAGCCTGGAACTAGACCAGAACTGCCGATTTGATTTCATAGCAGTCTATGATGGCCTCACCACTAACACTGGCTTAATAGGAAAAGCATGTGGCCGTTCTCAGCCCAAATTTGAATCTTCTTCGAATGTTATGACAGTTGTGCTGTCTACAGACTATGCCAACTCCTACAGAGGTTTTTCTGCTCATTATACCAGTTCTCCCCTCCCAAGCAGTCCTGTGGAGCCCAGCAGTAAGTACAATTGCTTCATGAATAGGATGACAGTTCTTGTTCTCatatatatcatagaatcctggaacagtttgggttggaaggggtcttaaaggtcatccagttccaaccccctgccatgggcagggacaccttcaactagagcagggggctccaagccccatccaacctggccttgaacgctgccagggatggggcagccacagcttctctgggcaccctgtgccagcgcctcagcaccctcacagggaagagcttctgcctaagagctcagctcagtctcccctctggcaggttaaagccattccccttttcctgtccctacaagcccttgtccaaagcccctctccaggtttcttgttggcccctttagttACTTGAAGACTGATTCTTCCCTTGCAAGAATCAAAAGGAACTGATGGCTGATACTAAGGATTTAAACCTTTTTACTGGTAGTCATTAACCTTTTTTACATTCAAAGATCCCACATTAGTCTCACCCACAAAGCAAAAGTTATTACTTGACCCACCTGCAAaagaaagcctgttctttcacTTCTGGGGCCTTTTTCTGGCCAGCACCAATCaaaatctgccttttcttctcttttagaCAAAGCAGGACTGTTACCATCCTAGAAACACGAGGATAAACCTTTTCTGACTGGCTAGTTTCaacagtttggggtttttttccccatgataTACTCAGGAAATGGTCCACACTGGTTAGTCAAACAGGGTTTGGGTGTGTTGTAATTTCCTTTCCCCCAGAGCTGGACCATTCTCCTTACATTTGCATGCCCACCTTCTCATCAGCTGAGGTGGAAAAGGAGCCTGTAAACCCTCAATGTCTGCTATAAATCAATTTCCTCACCCACCACCCTGCACTAGCACTGTGATTCCTTTTTATAAAGGCAGCGcttcattttctgttactgGTTTTTAAACTAAATTTTCAGCTGAGTTTTACATGGGTTTCCTCACTAAGCATTTTTGAAGTCAAGTATGAAATTTTGTTCCAACTTCTGCATAACCTCAAATGTGCATGAGCAGTTTCAGACTGACAAGTCAAGAACCATGCAACATGTTCCAGGATCCAGACCAACTGAGAAATGACCGCAACAGTTTGTGTGAcctgatttgttttcttatttctccttCAATGGCAGCACTGCTCACATGCTCTTCAGAGAGCATGATAATTGTTCTGAACAAGTCTTACCTGGCCTCCCTTGGATATAATGAAACTCACGTGCATGTGAATGATCCATCCTGCAGTCCAGTCATCACAGATTCAGTGATCTTCTCCTTTCCATTAGCCAGCTGTGGAACAATTAAAAAGGTAAAGCAGGAGATAAGTTATGTGATTAAGCTAAGAATGTCTTATGAATGGTAAGAGGTTGCAAAGGCAGTTTCTGAATAGCATACGAATAAGCTGATTTACTTTTAGTTAGCTCATCCCATTGCATGCTTCCAGTCTTGAagcagaaacagtatttttcctctttaagaGCCTGACGATGAGTGAGCCTTTCAAAGGACATCGAGGAGAATCCACACAAATTAACCACAAATGTTAAATTCCCTCTCGAACCCAGGTTATCAAAAGTAGCACAGTGTTAGATATGTAATTTAAACATTCTCTGCAAGTGATAGGGCTGGCACTAATCCTGGAGTCacaagggaaagggaaaaaattcaACATGTGAAGATTCCCAGGAGCTAGTGCTCAGCACAGCTTTGGTACTTCCCACACAGCATTCCTTAACCTTTTTGCCTCATGGATTGGTTCAGTGTTTTGGAAAAACAAGAGGGTTGATAATGGTTTTTCAGTCAGAACTTGTTTTACCTTTTGAAGGTATCTTGAGCCTCTGACAAGCACAGCTAGGGGCTTTGAAACTTAAAATTGCTTTCAACTGCACTGCTCATATAATCCCAACCAAGCACTTCATATGATTCCTTTTACAGGATGATGGTCACAGCATCACTTACACCAACATCATATCTCTCTCTGCAACTGGCAACATCATCACCCGTCAGAAGAGCATACAGATCATTGTAAAatgcaaaatggaaaacaattcaACCTTGGAACTCGTTTACATAACGGAAGATAACATAATCCAAAACACAACTGCTGTGGGAAGATACAATGTTAGCAtgtcattctatgattcaggtTCATTCTCCGAGCCAATTCGTCAGTCCCCGTATTACGTAGACTTGAACCAAACTCTTTTTGCTCAAGTCCGTCTTCACTCCACTGACCCAAACCTTCTGGTGTTTATTGATACCTGCGTAGCATCACCAGAGGCTGATTTTGGATCACTAACATATGACTTAATCAGAAGTGGGTAAGTAATTAAAGTGGGCAAGTAATAGATTCCTAATACGTGAGGAACTAGAATCTAAATGTCAACTGTAGTTCTACTATTTTTGCCTCTTACACTTAACTTTTTTACCAGACTCTGGCTGGAAGCTAAGCTGTATGGAAACTTAAAGGCTTTACATCAACAGAGCTAGGAAACACAACCACCACATTACAGTGTATCACTGTATACCCACACGTAAAAACACCACCTTAGTTAAATGCTGTACTTAAGAGTTAACAGTACTTAGAATGATCAGTCTTTGGACTGCTTTAACAGATGTGTAAATTCTGTTGCAGCTGCAATAAAGATGACACTGTGGTAACCTACCCACCAGTGGAACACCATGCAAGATTCAAATTTAATGCCTTCAAGTTCCTGCAGAGCTTTGCATCTGTTTATCTCCACTGTGACATTCTGATTTGTGACTCCAACAATACCAACACCCGCTGCACCCAAGGCTGCATCTCCAGAcaaaaaagagacatttcttcATACCTGTGGAAAACCAACACTGTAGCAGGTCCCATCCGCGTGAAGAGAGACCTCAGGTCTGCCGACCACTCAGGTAAGAAGAATGTGTAAATGAAGAATCCGATTAAGTTATTCTTTGCTGTAAACCCATTACCTTTGTAATGAAATAAGGGAGTTACTCTAGTTCGAAACTAACACAGCATCAGAGCAACTGGTTCAAAGTTTGTGTTTTTTGAGATCACAGAAGTACCTTTCACATGGACAGACTGGTGGCCTTTGGATCAAGGTGTGCTCTttgaagcagcaaaagcagcaattGCTCCTAGTTACAGGAGTGGTGTGTGTAGGATCTGCATTCAGAGTTACGAATGGCAAGAGATTTCAGATTGTCAAACATGACATTAGTTGATGAAGTAAACACAGGGCCTAGGGCCCTTTGCTCAAGCCACACCATTTAAAAAGCACATTGTGAATCAGTCTTTTTAGAATCCGTGTATCTTCTAACAATGACTTTTGGTACTGCAGAAAAGCTACACCAGATGCTAAATATAAATGACTTCTTCCAACATAGTTTGAATCCTCACACTATATATATTGCCTAGTAGAACAAAACTACAAGGACAGACACTGGGGCAGAAATCAAAAGCACCAGGCTTTaaatcagagctgcaaagctgtttATAAGGTAGTTAAGTTTTCTGCCCCAATCTGACAAACTCTTCAGCACAATTTGCTGTGGTCAATAtggaaaagctattttaaagagCTTGTGTTCTTACTCCACTATGTTCACTGTTCTCACTTTTACTGAGCCCAAACCTTCACCTAAGAAAAGCACCTTGTGCCACATGCTTTAAGGTGTCACAGCTAAGAAATAGAATTAATCATGCTCCTAATAGCaaaaaattttcttccttttaaataaaaaaaaactgctactgctgaacccaggacaaattgtTAACTTCTCTCAACTCTAACAGCATTTTAAACATGTTCCCATTTATGTCAATAGTGAAAGATTTTTGCATTCATATGCTAGAAACTGGACACATGTACTATGTGAAAAGGATTCAAATAAAAGGGGTCACACTCGAAAGCAGAGATTAATTCTCACCATATCTCTTATGGTTTACAAAAAACTAGCGAGTTTTACTGAGGACCAGTTGTAAACCATGAGCAGACACAATGCAAGAACCACGAGTTTCTTTTGCCCAGCTTTGCTTAAGTAGGATGTCTCCATCTGTCCAGTTCTAAAGCTAATGACTCTGCTTGGCAGAAACTTCCTGCAGCATTACCAAAGAATCTGTCACATCATGATGCTCCTCGGCACTATTGTTTTATTACAGAATTTTACAACTCTTCAGTACTACAGAGTCAGAATTTGTCATTTCTGTGGGTCAACCCCTCAGAACCAAAATAAGTGAGAAAATAGCTTACTTAATTTCCACTGCAGTAACATGGTATTCAAGACTGTAACCATACCACTTTTTTCTCTACACAGAATCCCCCACTAAAGCAGATGCTGAAGAATCCCCAAACCTCCAATACAGCTTCTACACTCTTTCATTGGTAGTTTTGATTTCAAATATCATCATTGCGGTAGTGGTGATACTGAAATACCACAAACACCAAGCAGGACACGGCTACCAAAAACTCCAGAGCTCCTATTAACTGCTTCAGGATATGCTGGATTCGTGTCAACTTCTGTTCAGATTTGTCACCcagagaggggagagggaaaaatcccaaaccagctCAAAATCAATAAACCAACAGCACTGGAATGATGCTTGGAAACAGATCTCAAcctttttttgtaattaaaaaacctCTCAACTGAGTATTCTTCCCTTGAATTCACTGACCTGAGGAATGTGTCTCCTTTAGGGTGtttcaaaagcatctgaaaacatAACAGGTATAAAGGGAATGTAAAGTACAAGATAATTCAGATCTTTTTCTTAGAACAGCAAATCCCTGTCTTTTCAAATCACTATGAAACTGCTGTTGGCACAAGTTAAGCTAAGGGAGAAGTGTAAGATACCTGTTCAGAACAAATTATCCTCTACACACTCTACTCCTGGCAAGAGTAGATGTGATAGTCTAAAGACATCAGTCttcctggagaagaaaatacaaggtAGACCAGATAAGGATACTGCACTCTGCATGCCTGTGAAGCCAACACTTGTTTTCCCATCAATAGCTTTTGCTCAATGCATTTCAAGACACCGAATAAAATCAATGTCTGTGCACTCAATTCCCAGTTAAGTCCCTGTCCAGTTCAAGTTACGATACATCccagaattaaaaaagcaatagACAGAATGAAGTATGAAGCTTGACATGCCACAAAAGGACTCTAGTCATATTTCCACCACTCCAAATGACAGAACTGATCCCAGCAGGTTAAAGTAAATATGATGCAACAAAGCAGCTTTGCCAGCCTAAGGTTGGTGACATGCTGCAGAGCCTACCCACTCCAGCACGTCCTAGGTGGCAAAGAAGTCCCCTTGAGAGCAACCATAAATGAAGTAATTATGTTTCATAGGATAATGAAACATTGATAACTACAACTCTACTGAGTGTACATTCATTCCAGTTATTCCTGCATGTCTCAATTAATGTAGGAATTAAAAGTTTAATATCAGTCTGGGTTTATGCATCACTTGAGGAACAAGAATGTTAACTGAGGTGGCTGTATAGCCAGTGAGGTTTTCAAAGAACCCAGGCTGCGGTCCAGCATAGCCCATCTTTGTAAACCCAATTCCTTCAATAGATCAAGTAAGGCAGCGCCAGTACTACCCTTCCTGCTACAGATGGAATAAAAAAGATCTTTACCAGAAATGCCactaaaataaaccaaaagcacaaagaaactACATCCTGTTCTACCCATTACACATCAGGACAACAGAACAGCGAAGGGATGACGTGggtagaaagaaaagctgtaacTCAGTTTATTTCGATTACTTCTCCAttgttaaaactgaaactggGAAACCGTGTGTTTCATACAGCTTTTAGTTATGCTCCTTAAATAAATAAGCCACTAAGGGCATACAAAATTCTCATGTTTAGGAAAAAGCAGGCATTCTTAAGATCTTTCATAAAACTAACAACTGTGTGCAACAGCAGATAGAATTACAGTAACAAAATGCAAGCCAACAACACTGAAGATCGGTACAGTTCTAACTCCATAAATACTGAGCTTTGTAAGGTATAACTGCCCTGAAAGTCCTTCTCTTGAAGTCCTCTATCTACACACATCTATCTCTCTCCATTAGAGAACCCTCCATTAGAATCATAGTGTGCTTGTGAAATTTTGTTTGGCTGAGAGTTCTGAACCAGCTCCATTAAGAGAACCATTTTATTATCTATATGTGTCTGAAGAGCCTGGATTTGGCGATCAATATAGTCCATTAGTTTTCTCTCCATCAGATCCATATTTTTGGAGATGATCTTTTCCAAATAGGAGCAAATAGGCTGTTGTTCCACTCTGTGAaaagagcaaacagaaaagtcAGTATAACCTATTTCTTAATGACAAGGGGCATGACAGATACCTCGGCAGCTGAACTTCTTCTATATGCAAAATATCGGTTATTAGACAATGAACTTTAGAAGGTATTAGGGGTTTAGCACACATGAAAACCTTCCTTGCCCGCTGCCACATTTTACATCTCAGAATTTGTCTATAAACACACAGGGTACACAGTCTTCTTCTCCAAACCTCATTTTGTGTTTCGAAGGCTCAGTGATGTATCAGACAGTTTAGTTATATGTTAACAAACCACCCAacagcacacacagagctccCATTCTGTCAGTGTGGCAGACTGCTCTTCTCACCTGAAGTGTTTCAAGAGTTACTACACAAACCGTGCAATTCTCGATTCCTGCATCTGCATTCTTTAAAAGAACAATGCAGGAGATGGAGATAGAGATTAGAACTCTTATCCCTTTCATCTCACCATTTCCACTGCTGTAACTTAGGTATTAAACTGGATGCACTACCACTTCTAAGGATGCACTAAGGTGTTTGCACAGTAAATACCAGCAAATGAAGAGGTACAGAAAAAATCAGGAGATGATACACCAGATACAGCAGAAAGATCATGGCACAAGGTGTGGGAAAAATTCTATGTAAGAATGTAGGAGGCAGAAGTAGTCAAATGGAAGTGTAGCAACAGACAAGAAATATAAGCCAAATGTATATGGAACTGCAGAAAGGCCACACTTTCTTAAAATCATAAATGTTGAAATGGAGGCAAAAGACAAACAATTCTGTAACAACAAACGATGTTGTGATTTCTTCTGAGAAAGCCTCCTCTATGCAAGCAGCTCATTTGAAAGATTAACTGTAAACATGCTCATTGCCACACTGCCTCTAAACCCACATTTGAAGATTGACTATTGCTGTGAGAATAAAATTCTTTCATTACATATTTTACTTCTTAAACTCACCAATACAAACTACTAGTATAAGAAGTGTACCGAACTGCACTTACCCCACACACTGAATGCCCTCCTCCTTAGCCACTGCATGTTTATCAGAGCGCCTGTTGCCATCCTTCAGCCGAAGGTGATTTACCTGAGTGCACAAGTTctgaaggaaaggaagcagCACGTGTGCAGTAGCTACATTTGGGGTTCCACTCTCTTGTTCCTGCATATGCAAAGATCCCAGCACTTTAAAATCATCTCCGAGGTCAACTGTACTTTGCTGGATAGTAAGTCTTTCCGAATCAGAAGTATCCTCTCTTTCAGGCACCTGCGTGTTTAGATCATGGCTTATTTTTAAGTCTTCATGTTCTGTGTCACTTGTTAAATGATTTTTAACAGGCAAAGGTTCACTGGCTGATAGATCCAGTGATGGCTGAAGAGCTGCACTGTGCAATCCATCTACTGCACGGTCACCCCCACAGTCTACATTTTTCCCCAAGATAATCCAATTCAGTTTGTCTCCAAAAGGTGAACTGTTCTGATGGGAAGAGAAACAACAGGATTAATATTGAAGTATTAAAATATACTGGAAATCAGACAAGATACTTTATTAACTCAGCATTCTACTACTGTGatagaaagattttaaaagtaGTTTTGAATTACAGTCTTCCGGAAAAGCACAGGGAAAGATTTTCCCTGGACATATTATGTGTTAATTCTCTCATCACTCTCCCAGTCACAAAACAGTTTTACTGACTTAGGTTTTACCACGCTTTGTCCCCAAAAGTGACCATTATTAACATCAAATGGATTCAGGATTCTGTTGGAATAGCCTCCTTTGCAGGATTAGGACTGACATCAAATGCTTTGTAAGAGCACGTTCCCTTTAGTTGAATGTGACATACTTTTAATAACCACAAATAAGACAAATCAGCCCATCTACCTATACCCCAAACACTACAGGAAACATGCCACTGACAAGCAGCGAGaatggaacaaagcaaaagggGAGTTGGCTGGCAAGGAAGGTTAAAATTAAAGAGTCCTTCGCTCTAGACTTGGTGTATAGATAGCAAACCCCCAAGTACACAACCTGTATTCACTGCACTCATCTAAGGGTGGCAATAGAAAAAAGAGGATTAAAATCCCCCCTCTAGAGCCCCCAACACAGCAGGGAcaaggagctgttggagtaAGACCCGAAGAGGGGTACAAAGAcactgtgagggctggagcagctctgctctggagccaggctgagagagctggactggttcagcctggggaagagaaggctcctgaaggggagaccttagagcagctccagtgcctaaaggggctgcaggaaacctggagaggggctttggacaagggcccgtagggacaggacaagaggaatggctttagtctgccagaggggagattgagatgagctcttaggcagaagctcttccctgcgagggtgctgaggcactggcacagagtgcccagagaagctgtggctgccccatccctggcagtgttcaaggccaggctggatgggggtTGGAGaaatctgctctagtggaaggggtccctgcccgtggcaggggttggagctggatgcgctttaaggtcccttccaacacaaaccattccaggacTCTCTGAAAATGGCAGAAAGTGTGGGctatagaaaataataatcataaaacCTTTACACCAGCTCAGTTTAGAACATGCTTAACTGTTACAGAAGACAAGGTCACATATTAGTAGTGTTTGTGAAAAGCACAGTCACTTACCTTCTGCTGACATCGGACCATGTCCATGAGCTGCTGAGCACCTGGAGACAACTTAGATCCCATTGACTCCATTATAGTTTGCACTCTGTCTAGATCTATGCTCGAGCCTAGTGAAGGAAAATCAGTTGGTAGTTTTGCAGACACCGTTTTCACTTGTACAATTATTTTACTGATGAGTACTCTTTGTTTCTCACCAATGGAGAGCAGCTgatgaaagaagggaaagagataTTTTGGTTAGGAAACAAACAGCTTAATGTTTTCCTTGTGTGTATGGGACAATGCATTCTTTGAGTCTTTGGAAAAACAATACTAGACTCTTTTCAAGGGAAATTATGCCCATTTCTCCTTTGTATTAACTCTTTTGAAAAGTCTGAATGGAACAGAGgtgcctgcaggagcagagatAAATCAGGCTTTGATCTTCTAAGTGTTTAAGATCAGTGGCCATACAAATTTTCATCCTCTTAACCACATCACAGTTAACAGTTTTAATTACAAAGCAACAGTTGATCTGCAGTTTATTTGGTTTATGAAGCTGTTTTCCTCTACAACTGTATTATCTCTCCCACAAACAGTCTTCATGAGAAAACTGTGATACAAATTGAAAAGAACTCTGAGACAAGGGCAAAATACCATTTTAACAGATATTTAAGTGATTTTCTGAAGTGATTAAGTGTAGAAACCCCATAATTGGCCTAAGAGTAATGCAATTCAGTGAAGTgattaaaaagacaaagaaaaatacagcagttcTGTTTAACCCCCTACCTTAATTCTACAGGAAGCTGCAGGGCATTCAAACTTAAGGTATTTTTTGTATAAAGTAACCTCTTCAGTTtcactagaaaataaaataaaagagctGTGACATCACTTTATAAACCTTTTTTAGTAGAAATACTCTGTATCAAGACATATTCAGATAAGAAACAAGTGACTGGAATGACAGTGATCCTCATGGGGTTTGGAAGTTTTAATGCTCATATGCAGCTTGTATTGAATCTCAATGGATACGTATGCAAAAAAGGATGTGGATGTGTACGTACATTGTCTGCTAGAACACATTATTTACACATCTCTGCTGatatttttgcctgtttttatTTAGCTCATTGAACAGCTGATGTGCCATGTAATGACTTAAAAACAACAGAGAAGAATTCCCCCAGCAAAACATGGAACAAATTATTGAAGGGAGAAATCAatccttattttctcttttattcctAAAAGGGTGAGATGACTACACATCAAAGAGATGAGAGGTCCTTCAGTCAAGATCAGCTAAAAGAGATCTGCGGCAGAGAGGAGCAGACCTGATGTCCGGAAAGATTAAAGGACACAGAAGTTACCGCTGTCCTAACCCCTTCTGTCGCCTGACACAACAGCATTTCAGTGTAGCACAACTTACTGAATTATACGTTTCACTAAATACAAGAGAATAAAGAGGTGACTGGCATAACTGCACCCTTGTATCTTTATCAGAGGCAGCACTTTGTGCAAGCCACCGGTGACTGTGAGGTTGTAGCAGGAAACCGCAGACCCTGTGCCCATTCACCAGATGGAGACCAAACCGAGTGGCTGCTGTGGTGCAGGCACCGAGCACCTTACAGATACACACAGAACGACGTTGTAAGAAAAGGGCCAAACGGTGCCGGGGACCCATCGCAAACACCCCTACCCCGACACCCGCCGCCTCCGGCCCATGCTCCGCTCGGTGCCCACTCACCCGGGGGGCCGGGCAGCGCCCACGCTCTCGCCCCGGCCGGTCCCGCAGTACTCCTCTCCCACGTACACCTCCATGTTCCGGGCCTCGCTCACGATACCGACGGACACCATCTCCCCGGCGCCGGCCGGCTGGCACTCCAGCTGCAGCACGCAGGGCGCCGCACTCCCGCCGCCCGTCCGCCGCTCCACCACCACGGCCTCGGTGCTGCGGGGGGAAGCGCCACGGCCGCGTTGCCCCGCCAGGCCCGTTCCTGCCCCGCCGCCCGCACTCCCGCCCAGGCCCAGCCCGGCACCCCCTCACGCCGCCCGCCTGACGGGAGCCAGCGGGGCTCCACCGCCCTCACCCGGCCTCGCCGCCGCCCGCGTCCCTCCACAGGCACAGCGCCCGGGCCAGGCCGTCCGGCGGGGCGCAGGGCCAGGAGCACCCCGCCACCACACAGCACGGCTGCCGGGGGCCGCCGCACGGATCGGCCGCCAGCTCGAACACCGCAGAGCCGGCCGCCATCGCAGCGCCGCGGCGCagcccggcggcggcggaaGCGGAGACACTACCGCTACCAGCGACGGCGGGCGGACAGCGCCTGCGTGTGGTAGCGAGCAGGGATCTGAGCATGCGCGGTGCGGGCGGTGCCAAGCTGAGTGCCGGGATCTC from Lathamus discolor isolate bLatDis1 chromosome 3, bLatDis1.hap1, whole genome shotgun sequence encodes the following:
- the C3H10orf88 gene encoding ATPase PAAT isoform X2, translating into MAAGSAVFELAADPCGGPRQPCCVVAGCSWPCAPPDGLARALCLWRDAGGGEAGETEEVTLYKKYLKFECPAASCRIKLLSIGEKQRVLISKIIVQVKTVSAKLPTDFPSLGSSIDLDRVQTIMESMGSKLSPGAQQLMDMVRCQQKNSSPFGDKLNWIILGKNVDCGGDRAVDGLHSAALQPSLDLSASEPLPVKNHLTSDTEHEDLKISHDLNTQVPEREDTSDSERLTIQQSTVDLGDDFKVLGSLHMQEQESGTPNVATAHVLLPFLQNLCTQVNHLRLKDGNRRSDKHAVAKEEGIQCVGVEQQPICSYLEKIISKNMDLMERKLMDYIDRQIQALQTHIDNKMVLLMELVQNSQPNKISQAHYDSNGGFSNGER
- the LOC136010751 gene encoding CUB and zona pellucida-like domain-containing protein 1, translated to MQALRQFLLLPLFVALALAEDSSGVPRCGASFHDLNKAFKIDLNANANCAWQIERNENQTIRLIFSYFEFAPSSSCETESIKVYDGPSTDSPLLGLVCNDTDAVPVFQSSSDSLTFVITTNSVDFARNFFVHYYFSANTKIENCGGQLTGSNGTLTSPNYPAPYPEFTYCVWHIQAPKNSKIHLEFEDFFLELDQNCRFDFIAVYDGLTTNTGLIGKACGRSQPKFESSSNVMTVVLSTDYANSYRGFSAHYTSSPLPSSPVEPSTLLTCSSESMIIVLNKSYLASLGYNETHVHVNDPSCSPVITDSVIFSFPLASCGTIKKDDGHSITYTNIISLSATGNIITRQKSIQIIVKCKMENNSTLELVYITEDNIIQNTTAVGRYNVSMSFYDSGSFSEPIRQSPYYVDLNQTLFAQVRLHSTDPNLLVFIDTCVASPEADFGSLTYDLIRSGCNKDDTVVTYPPVEHHARFKFNAFKFLQSFASVYLHCDILICDSNNTNTRCTQGCISRQKRDISSYLWKTNTVAGPIRVKRDLRSADHSESPTKADAEESPNLQYSFYTLSLVVLISNIIIAVVVILKYHKHQAGHGYQKLQSSY
- the C3H10orf88 gene encoding ATPase PAAT isoform X1 is translated as MAAGSAVFELAADPCGGPRQPCCVVAGCSWPCAPPDGLARALCLWRDAGGGEAGTEAVVVERRTGGGSAAPCVLQLECQPAGAGEMVSVGIVSEARNMEVYVGEEYCGTGRGESVGAARPPGETEEVTLYKKYLKFECPAASCRIKLLSIGEKQRVLISKIIVQVKTVSAKLPTDFPSLGSSIDLDRVQTIMESMGSKLSPGAQQLMDMVRCQQKNSSPFGDKLNWIILGKNVDCGGDRAVDGLHSAALQPSLDLSASEPLPVKNHLTSDTEHEDLKISHDLNTQVPEREDTSDSERLTIQQSTVDLGDDFKVLGSLHMQEQESGTPNVATAHVLLPFLQNLCTQVNHLRLKDGNRRSDKHAVAKEEGIQCVGVEQQPICSYLEKIISKNMDLMERKLMDYIDRQIQALQTHIDNKMVLLMELVQNSQPNKISQAHYDSNGGFSNGER